In a single window of the Agrobacterium vitis genome:
- the rocF gene encoding arginase, with amino-acid sequence MECRLIGVPLQIGAGRLGCEMGPSALRIAGLGPMLEELGHRVTDLGNVAPAAFKTLNHPNPAVHHLPETVAWIETLSEVAYRESADAMPIFLGGDHALSAGTVPGLARRAAEQGRPLFVLWLDAHTDFHTLETTESGNLHGTPVAYFTGQSGFTGYFPELAEAVDPAHVAMIGIRSVDPAERAALRRTGITVHDMRMIDEHGVAVLLRAFLDKVRAANGLLHVSFDVDFLDPMIAPAVGTTVPGGATFREAHLVMEMLHDSGLVSSLDLVELNPFLDERGRTAILMADLTASLMGRQVMDRPTRDYAGSV; translated from the coding sequence ATGGAGTGCAGATTGATCGGAGTTCCCTTGCAGATCGGTGCGGGCCGTCTGGGCTGTGAAATGGGACCGAGCGCGCTGCGCATTGCCGGGCTCGGCCCGATGCTGGAAGAGCTTGGCCATCGCGTTACCGATCTCGGCAATGTCGCGCCCGCCGCCTTCAAGACCCTCAATCATCCCAATCCGGCTGTGCATCACCTGCCGGAAACCGTGGCCTGGATCGAGACCTTGTCCGAGGTCGCCTACCGCGAAAGTGCGGATGCCATGCCGATATTTCTCGGTGGTGACCACGCGCTTTCGGCTGGCACGGTGCCGGGACTGGCGCGGCGGGCGGCGGAACAAGGCCGTCCGCTTTTCGTGCTCTGGCTGGATGCCCATACCGATTTCCATACGCTGGAGACCACGGAAAGCGGCAATCTGCATGGTACGCCGGTCGCTTATTTCACCGGTCAGTCCGGTTTTACCGGTTATTTTCCTGAACTCGCCGAAGCGGTCGATCCGGCCCATGTGGCAATGATCGGCATTCGCAGCGTCGATCCAGCCGAACGGGCCGCTTTGCGCCGGACCGGCATCACCGTGCATGACATGCGGATGATCGACGAGCATGGCGTTGCCGTGCTGTTGCGGGCCTTTCTGGACAAGGTTCGGGCCGCGAATGGCTTGCTGCATGTCAGTTTCGATGTGGATTTTCTCGATCCGATGATTGCGCCCGCCGTTGGCACCACGGTGCCTGGTGGTGCTACCTTCCGCGAGGCGCATCTGGTGATGGAAATGCTGCATGACAGCGGCCTGGTTTCCAGCCTCGATCTGGTCGAACTCAACCCTTTCCTGGACGAGCGGGGCCGCACCGCAATCCTGATGGCGGATCTGACCGCCAGCCTGATGGGACGGCAGGTCATGGACCGTCCGACACGCGACTATGCCGGGAGCGTTTGA
- the exbD gene encoding TonB system transport protein ExbD gives MAGGIRENSGDDLVENHEINVTPFIDVMLVLLIIFMVAAPLATVDVNVDLPASSATPAKRPDEPVYLTLKQDLSLALGNNTVSRDRLPTVLDQVSKGNKDTRIFLRADKNVGYGEFMTVMNLLRDAGYLKIALVGVETLPQATSITPPAEDTNGQ, from the coding sequence ATGGCTGGAGGTATCCGCGAAAATTCCGGCGACGATCTGGTTGAAAACCACGAGATCAACGTCACGCCTTTCATCGATGTCATGCTGGTTCTGCTGATCATTTTCATGGTGGCCGCGCCGCTGGCGACTGTCGATGTCAATGTCGACCTCCCCGCTTCCAGCGCCACACCGGCCAAACGGCCGGACGAACCGGTCTATCTCACCCTGAAACAGGATCTCAGCCTGGCGCTTGGCAATAACACGGTCAGCCGCGACAGGCTGCCGACCGTGCTGGACCAGGTCTCCAAGGGCAATAAAGACACGCGGATTTTCCTGCGCGCCGATAAGAATGTCGGCTACGGCGAATTCATGACGGTGATGAACCTGCTGCGCGACGCAGGTTATCTGAAGATCGCCCTGGTTGGGGTGGAAACATTGCCGCAGGCGACCAGCATTACGCCGCCCGCAGAGGATACCAACGGCCAATGA
- a CDS encoding YqaE/Pmp3 family membrane protein — MDIVRILFAIILPPVGVFLQVGIGLQFWLNILLTLCGYIPGIIHAIWVILRR, encoded by the coding sequence ATGGACATCGTTCGCATTTTATTTGCTATCATTCTGCCCCCGGTCGGCGTTTTTCTCCAGGTTGGCATTGGCCTACAATTCTGGCTGAATATTCTTCTGACATTGTGCGGCTATATCCCCGGCATCATCCATGCCATCTGGGTGATCTTGCGCCGGTAA
- a CDS encoding glycoside hydrolase family 88/105 protein translates to MTVDLVEYFDAYARDYQPYKGGSWCYEDGCLYAGLIALHEATGDTRWSAHLKRLVDDQLDDQGQMRDYVLTEYNIDNILPGRALIFLLKTTDNNRYRIAADRLARQLQSHPRLGAGPYWHKLRYPHQVWLDGLYMGLAFKAEYGKLAGEESMVRDALEELLVTLDLTSDGVSGLYRHGYDEERLQAWADPQTGLSPAHWARAIGWLAMAMVDLYGLVPEGADKSMLAEKLGGLLTRLSHLRTGDGRWLQVIDQPDLAGNYPESSATAMFAYASLKAARLGIAGAKAELGAEALASLHRHALGPNASGRMVMKQICCVAGLGGFGGVYRDGTPAYYLSEALNDDDIKGVGPLMMAEAERLRCATHSASPALV, encoded by the coding sequence ATGACTGTCGATCTGGTCGAGTATTTCGACGCCTATGCCCGTGATTATCAGCCTTATAAGGGCGGCAGCTGGTGCTATGAGGACGGTTGTCTCTATGCCGGGCTGATCGCCCTTCACGAGGCGACGGGTGATACCAGATGGTCGGCGCATCTGAAGCGGCTGGTCGATGACCAGTTGGATGATCAGGGCCAGATGCGTGATTACGTGCTGACCGAGTATAATATCGACAATATCCTGCCGGGCCGGGCGTTGATTTTCCTGCTGAAAACGACTGATAACAATCGGTACCGGATTGCGGCGGACCGGCTTGCCCGACAATTGCAAAGCCATCCGCGTCTCGGTGCCGGTCCCTATTGGCACAAGCTGCGCTATCCCCATCAGGTCTGGCTGGACGGGCTCTATATGGGTCTCGCCTTCAAGGCCGAATACGGCAAGCTGGCTGGCGAGGAGTCTATGGTCCGCGATGCGCTGGAGGAATTGCTGGTCACGCTCGACCTGACCTCGGATGGTGTGAGCGGACTTTATCGCCACGGCTATGATGAGGAACGGCTGCAAGCCTGGGCCGATCCACAAACCGGCCTGTCGCCCGCCCATTGGGCGCGGGCGATTGGCTGGCTGGCGATGGCAATGGTCGATCTCTACGGCCTGGTGCCAGAGGGGGCGGATAAGTCGATGCTGGCCGAAAAGCTTGGCGGACTTCTGACCCGGCTTTCACACTTGCGCACCGGGGATGGCCGCTGGTTGCAGGTCATCGATCAGCCCGATCTTGCCGGCAATTATCCTGAAAGCTCTGCCACGGCGATGTTCGCCTATGCCTCTCTGAAGGCAGCCCGGCTCGGAATTGCGGGAGCAAAGGCGGAGCTTGGCGCGGAGGCATTGGCAAGTCTTCACCGCCATGCACTTGGTCCCAACGCCTCTGGCCGGATGGTGATGAAGCAGATTTGTTGTGTGGCCGGATTGGGCGGGTTTGGCGGCGTCTACCGGGATGGCACGCCCGCCTATTACCTGTCCGAGGCGTTGAACGACGACGACATCAAAGGTGTTGGCCCATTGATGATGGCTGAAGCAGAGCGTCTGCGCTGTGCGACACACTCCGCATCTCCCGCATTGGTCTGA
- a CDS encoding DUF1328 domain-containing protein yields the protein MLHWILIFLLIAAVASLLGFRGVAGASAGIAKILIFIVLVIFIIALVSGIVIVA from the coding sequence ATGCTGCACTGGATTTTGATTTTTCTGCTGATTGCCGCCGTCGCCAGCCTTCTCGGCTTTCGGGGCGTGGCCGGGGCTTCTGCCGGTATTGCGAAAATCCTGATCTTTATCGTGTTGGTGATCTTCATTATCGCCTTGGTCAGCGGCATTGTCATCGTCGCATAA
- a CDS encoding ornithine cyclodeaminase encodes MSAIANLNIVPFVSVDHMMKLVLRIGVEIFLTELAAVIEEDFRRWEIFDKTPRIASHSSDGVIELMPTSDGTLYGFKYVNGHPKNMRQGRQTVTAFGVLSDVGNGYPMLLSEMTILTALRTAATSAVAAKYLARPDSRCMAVIGNGAQAEFQALAFKAICGITHLRLYDIDRSASDKCLRNLQASGLAITLCHSSQEAVEGADIITTVTADKQCATILTDNMVGPGVHINAVGGDCPGKTELHRDILTRAEIFVEYPPQTRIEGEIQQMPPDHPVTELWQVMTGIASGRSDSRQITLFDSVGFAIEDFSALRYVRSKLAETGLFTELDLLADPDEPRDLYGMVLRAGTSTG; translated from the coding sequence ATGAGTGCTATTGCCAATCTGAATATCGTCCCCTTCGTCAGCGTCGATCATATGATGAAACTTGTGCTGCGGATCGGGGTCGAGATCTTCCTGACCGAACTCGCCGCGGTGATCGAGGAGGATTTTCGCCGCTGGGAGATCTTCGACAAGACGCCGCGCATCGCCTCCCATTCCAGCGACGGGGTGATCGAATTGATGCCGACCAGCGATGGCACGCTCTACGGCTTCAAATACGTCAACGGCCATCCGAAGAACATGCGCCAGGGCCGCCAGACGGTGACGGCCTTCGGCGTGTTGTCGGATGTCGGCAATGGCTATCCGATGCTGCTGTCGGAAATGACCATTCTCACGGCATTGCGCACAGCGGCGACCTCGGCTGTGGCGGCAAAATACCTGGCCCGGCCCGATTCCCGCTGCATGGCGGTGATCGGCAATGGCGCGCAAGCCGAGTTTCAGGCGCTGGCCTTCAAAGCAATCTGTGGCATCACGCATCTGCGGCTCTATGATATCGACCGCAGCGCCAGCGACAAATGCCTGCGCAATCTTCAAGCAAGCGGATTGGCGATAACGCTGTGCCATTCCTCGCAAGAGGCGGTCGAGGGCGCCGATATCATCACCACTGTCACCGCCGACAAGCAATGCGCCACGATTCTCACCGACAACATGGTCGGCCCCGGTGTTCATATCAACGCGGTTGGCGGCGATTGCCCCGGCAAGACCGAATTGCACCGCGATATCCTCACCCGTGCCGAAATTTTTGTTGAATACCCACCCCAGACCCGCATCGAGGGGGAGATCCAGCAAATGCCGCCTGACCATCCCGTCACCGAACTGTGGCAGGTGATGACCGGCATTGCTTCAGGACGCAGCGATTCGCGCCAGATCACTCTGTTCGATTCGGTCGGCTTTGCCATCGAGGATTTTTCGGCTCTGCGCTATGTGCGCAGCAAGCTGGCCGAGACCGGGCTTTTCACCGAACTGGATCTGCTGGCCGACCCCGATGAGCCTCGCGATCTCTATGGGATGGTGTTGCGCGCCGGGACTTCCACCGGTTGA
- the exbB gene encoding tonB-system energizer ExbB yields the protein MAYRRSSSLARVSMTVVIGSGLLITGTLMSSATAFAQQGTAPAQTTSKPAPATPAQTPAQETPAAPANLAAPSAGTATPAPSASPTEGVAVEAPAAVQRSDIPHDLSPVGMFMAADWVVKSVMIALGLASVATWTILLVKTLQLSGSKARVRRGLAVLQDARSLSQAAGALQKRRGTVPDMLLIAARELKLSEPALDYAGNDGVKERVSSALSRIESRAGRRMTAGTGILATIGSIGPFVGLFGTVWGIMNSFIGISQSQTTNLAVVAPGIAEALLATAIGLVAAIPAVVIYNVFARAVTGYRQQLLDAATAVERLVSRDLDFRKVPADVRAARLKVVTE from the coding sequence ATGGCGTATCGTCGCTCCTCTTCGCTCGCTCGCGTGAGCATGACCGTGGTTATTGGCTCGGGTCTGCTGATAACCGGCACGCTGATGAGCTCAGCCACCGCCTTCGCCCAGCAAGGGACGGCACCCGCTCAAACCACAAGCAAACCGGCCCCAGCCACGCCTGCCCAAACACCGGCACAAGAGACACCTGCGGCACCTGCCAATTTGGCAGCCCCATCAGCGGGCACCGCCACACCAGCTCCGTCAGCCTCCCCCACCGAAGGCGTCGCCGTGGAGGCTCCCGCCGCAGTGCAGCGCTCCGACATTCCCCACGACCTTTCCCCTGTTGGCATGTTCATGGCCGCCGACTGGGTGGTGAAGTCAGTGATGATTGCCCTTGGCCTGGCCTCGGTCGCAACCTGGACCATCCTCCTTGTCAAAACCCTTCAGCTCTCCGGCTCAAAGGCCAGGGTGCGGCGCGGTCTGGCTGTGTTGCAGGACGCGCGCTCCCTCTCGCAGGCGGCGGGCGCATTGCAGAAGCGGCGCGGCACCGTGCCGGACATGCTGCTGATCGCTGCACGCGAGTTGAAACTGTCAGAGCCTGCGCTCGATTATGCCGGCAATGACGGCGTCAAGGAACGGGTAAGCTCGGCCCTGTCGCGGATCGAATCGCGCGCCGGACGCCGCATGACCGCCGGAACCGGCATTCTCGCCACCATCGGCTCCATCGGCCCCTTTGTTGGTCTGTTCGGTACCGTCTGGGGCATCATGAATTCCTTCATTGGCATTTCGCAATCACAGACCACCAATCTTGCCGTCGTCGCGCCTGGTATTGCCGAGGCGCTGCTGGCCACCGCGATCGGTCTGGTTGCCGCCATTCCCGCCGTAGTAATCTATAACGTGTTTGCCCGCGCGGTGACCGGCTATCGCCAGCAATTGCTGGATGCGGCAACGGCGGTGGAACGGCTGGTCAGCCGGGATCTCGATTTCCGCAAGGTGCCGGCCGATGTGCGCGCCGCGCGCCTCAAGGTGGTAACGGAGTAA
- a CDS encoding energy transducer TonB, giving the protein MSRQADPTGRRSSALDWLLWCTAGTLVFAAHAGAVVLMLQEPEEPLAGAPPAAIMIELAPEPVAAKVEENQVTPDQQDAEEVKSEAVEKPPQPVEPPPVPQPPEVQPPEPTPPEKVEETPPPPPDVAEVQPEPPPEPEPKPVEEPTVEEQVSKELENVEVPLPVTRPMQKPVESADTTPVKKKQPKAAPQPLAQKAQREAKAEVTQSDRTAASNTSSGLFSSSVSPQNWQARLASYLERRKRYPSEARANKEEGTVYARFQIDDRGNVLSVSISRSSGFPNLDQATVDAIKRASPVPAPPPGVSKTITVPFRFNLK; this is encoded by the coding sequence ATGAGCAGGCAAGCGGACCCGACAGGGCGGCGCAGTTCCGCCCTCGATTGGTTGCTCTGGTGTACAGCCGGAACCCTGGTGTTTGCCGCCCATGCCGGTGCCGTGGTGCTAATGCTGCAAGAGCCGGAAGAGCCGTTGGCCGGTGCCCCGCCTGCCGCCATCATGATTGAGCTGGCTCCCGAACCGGTCGCTGCCAAGGTCGAGGAAAACCAGGTCACGCCCGATCAGCAGGATGCCGAAGAGGTAAAATCCGAGGCGGTGGAGAAACCGCCGCAGCCGGTCGAGCCGCCACCCGTGCCACAGCCGCCCGAGGTGCAGCCACCGGAGCCGACACCGCCTGAAAAAGTCGAGGAAACGCCACCACCGCCACCCGACGTTGCGGAAGTGCAGCCCGAACCACCGCCGGAGCCGGAGCCCAAGCCGGTTGAAGAACCGACGGTCGAAGAACAGGTGAGCAAGGAACTGGAAAATGTGGAAGTGCCGCTGCCGGTAACTCGTCCGATGCAAAAGCCGGTGGAGAGCGCAGACACGACACCGGTTAAAAAGAAGCAACCGAAAGCCGCCCCGCAACCCTTAGCCCAGAAAGCCCAGCGCGAGGCCAAGGCAGAGGTGACGCAATCGGATAGGACGGCGGCCTCCAACACCAGTTCCGGCCTGTTTTCATCGAGCGTCAGCCCGCAAAACTGGCAGGCACGGCTGGCTTCCTATCTTGAACGACGCAAGCGCTATCCAAGCGAAGCCCGCGCCAACAAGGAGGAAGGCACGGTTTACGCCCGCTTCCAGATCGATGACAGAGGCAATGTTCTCTCGGTGTCGATTTCCCGCTCTTCAGGGTTTCCGAATCTGGATCAGGCAACGGTCGATGCCATAAAACGTGCCTCGCCAGTGCCCGCACCGCCACCAGGTGTGAGCAAGACGATTACGGTGCCGTTCCGCTTCAATCTCAAATAA